Part of the Solanum pennellii chromosome 10, SPENNV200 genome is shown below.
aaggCCGGTTGAGTTGGGTCCTATAGAGGGGAACATTTTAAGGAGGCTTTCTTAGGAAAGTAcattccccgtgagaggagggaggtgaaggttgagaAGTTCATTAATCTCAAGAAAGGCAATATGAGAGTTGAGCAAATTTCCATGAATTTCACTATGTTGTGTAGGTATGTTCCATCCTTgatgtctaaccctagggatgagatgactAGGTTTGTCACCGGTGTtgccgaccttgtgaaagaagagtgtcgtacggcCATTCTCCTTGGTGACATGAACTTGtatagactcatggtgtatgctcaatctaTTGAGGAGTCCAAGCTTAATAGGATTTCTAAAAACTTGAAGATAATAGACCAAGTGAGCAAAACCAATCTAGGTTCAAGAATAGGGCTCCAAACCATGATTGACCTAGTGCTCCTGTGGTCAAGGGGGAAGGTGGTAGTAGTTCTCAAGGTGTTAAAACTATTTGTGTTACTTGTGGGAAGAAGAACTTTGGGAAGTGTCTATTTCGTAACGgaaattgctttggttgtggtaaggatggacataaggtgagggattgCGATAATGATTCATATAGAGGGGGAGAAGCTAAGCAAGATCCTCCTAGTGCTCCAGAAGGTGGTGCTCCAAAGAGGAATCACATATATGCAATGCGAGCAAGAGGATCAAAGCcggatgatgaagatgatgttgATAAGTTATAgtttcttattttagtttttatgagttccttctaagtgggggagtatggttaatAGTGGAGTTTTtattgattgtctcatctctaCTATTCAACTAAGGTTTGAGAGTTAGAAAGTCATAGTAGCGTGTTGCATGTTGCATAATGTTTAAGAGTCTTATTGGAATtatatttcattgattccttaaattatgcatgttatgaaactatagtTATGTTGCGAATTGAGTTCATATggttttatttctcaaattgtCATGCTTTCATCATAAATTGCTTAAGagtttcatttttgaaaattttgagcaTGTTTCACTGTAAGGTcttggtttagggtttagggttttcaCTATaaggatttttgaattttgattaaattgttgttttttttaaaatggttgtaatgtgtatagaattgatgtatataagtaaaataatataaagagGAGTTCCTCCtctatgaaatgaagaatgtaaGTGTTATTGCGTAATGAGTCGTGGGTTAGTTTCTAtattcttgttgtgttttgagtttCTTAAtgtgtgaaattgatgtttctccTAAAATTGTGTATTATGTCTGGTTTGGTATGGTTATGTGCTGCTATTCTTGAGTTTCTTATCTTGAAAGTGCTCAAAGAGTGGCAAGTGTCGTTCGAGGATGAACGTTATCCAattgggggatattgtaacgCCTCTAAAAAATAACTAGGTTACACTAGAGCATAAATTGTGTGTCATGATATTTTAAAGTCATAAAATGTTTTATTATAGTGATTTGAGTCATTACTAAGGTTTAATGATGTTTGGacgtcaaacgtccaagaacttCCATgacttgaaatgaccttgtgtgtcttagtgtgtTTTATCCTGTTTTACGTGTTAgtgtttgatgaaattgatgtgagggGTCCTAAACATCTATACAAACATATTCTAGTTGGAAATGTATGGGAAAAACTCCCCGAGGACCGACCaatgggtccttgaggaggacctaagCCTTGGTCTTGCAAGCTTCCCAAGGCAGCAGGATTTGTTCTTAGTAGGAACCAGTCGCGTCAAGAACTTGGTTCATGGAAGGCCAAAAAAGGTTCACCATGTCGTGGAAACAATGCGGACTCTActatctcaaaatttatttatgagaTTCATGTGGAACAGCTCTGGTACGCGAACTTGTTTCCCAAAGATGATTCAATACATTTAAGTTGAGTTTGACATGTTTAAAAGGTCCTATAAGTTCAGATgtctttttgggtattttggagACTAATTATAGGCGGTTATTAGACCTTTTTAAACCCCAACACAccataaaaatcaaaaccatcaaatcaaaaacaaaacttCTCCATCTCTACTGTCCAAAAACCTCTATTGATGAATCTTttaagctccaaggaagaagacagGTTTTTCAAGTTTTTCTCCATTAATTTAGTGggcttttcatcacaattaaggcATGGCTTTTAATATTTGGattctcttccattcaaggatttaattacaattatttcaaaaatgatcaatgtcacatcccgaaaccacaccttagaagttagggtcaatctcggattgcaaccggtGTACTTGACCCCTGGAAGGTCTTGTGCAAGTCTTTTCCGTTCATTCATCGcgtatacataatgaaaagtagtgcggaattaaaaaatttcacaaaaatttttttagtctttaaaatctgtttcatataaaatcattggAAATAGtgagtctcaatctcatcaaacttaggacacgagaatacttttgggacacggcccatatacaaaacgaatatagaaatacttagtatattacaatactttgcaaagtaaacataaaagatatttatttttgggCTTGAGTCAATTGACGACATACTTCAAATTCAtttgaatgatgctacgatccaagtcttgcttcccatatgctcctcacctaccaacaactatagagatagataaaagcatggattagtacaaccacattaagtatggcataatacatgaaaatcatgaaaatggacattaattagaaatatgcatcttttcagttaaaaatcatattataataataagaacaacatttaacaacttagaaacacataagataacatttaagcgATTTAACACATTTCTCAACCAACTTTATACTGAGCTAAATTCACTATACAATGAgtttcttcactgttacagtgaagtgtCTCTTCTTGCCTTTTAACACTTCCTAGCATGCAgacttctcactaaaagctatcttaagaatcacttaagtaacacaaacagagaccgcccatacaacctccctaagcatacctaaatgaccctcaagactacttataataagacacatacacacttacaagacatcaacatatgaacatgagatttcctctatcaaaggtgattctaagtctcacttgagtgagtttttAAGAGACCgaccatacaatcccttacgcacacacttaagagatcctatataCTACCTATGATAGGCTCATTCTCATTTAAcgcatcaacatatagataatatgaactctcttaccaaagtctatcaaaagacttacttaagtaaataaagaagataacgtccatgatttaCCTCTTAAAGAATACCTAAAAAATCCTTAAGACTagctaagtttagatcatgtctacatattcaaccatttttcttaactagagtcattcttaagactcagctaggtaagatacgaaacTACCATTCCTATgaccccttcacaccttaactatacaacccttaactaTTCTAGATAAGTAATTATtgatttaacatactttcttaacttaagtcattacatttattagttcatttaggagacattcaacacataaaggatattaaagtaatggtcttggacaagacctaggaactccaactaacagcttcaaagcctattatgcaatgtctagatggcgtcccataccaccacctaaacttcattgaACTTctctaatattaatatatattccatattatgagaataggcaataaccgagaTAGACAACGATAGCAAGAAATGGAATCtaaagttctaacctactccaatgagtatgttttacttgccaatggtagaacttagacacatctcatgtaggcacatggttaaggaatatgaagggcattatttttaatgtagtctcattctttaacttgaactacttcccttaccatactcactcggtgctagcctttgttctcatagagtaatttacacttaaggttcatataaagggtaTCCATATCAAATTcttaacccaatcacatttaccttatcaaagaaaggtccactagggctacctcacaatggcgacaagaagctcatcatcACTTTCTTAGGGATTGAAATGATATTTTTCCAGACAATCaatcttaagtctatcattcctttacttgaaggataccattacagcttttgacttcaacattcataaccttaccagtAGGTTCAAATTcaacataaaagaccctcttaacatcatttaaggtcacatgtcattcatacatacaaataCTAATAGGCTttatcatcctaagtcaagacatctcatattcacattcatacatgcataaagtaagggacacaaTTCAAtaaagacaagacacaacatactttacttaACACCTATTACAAGTCATtttagaagcacatagaaataaccattatcatctttaattcATCCTATACagtaccatatcatcatcaatatgaccataATATATTCAcacatagtcaagtaggaataacagacatcaaccctaagactacacacacaaaGTCATAGTCGTAGTCTAATATACTCacctaaataacataaatagaagaacacatatgcTTTCAAACTACTTATAATGTAGGTATCTATTATCATACttaacataatcaactacacaaataatcacattactTCAAATAGTTTGCCGACAAGGACATAATCATTATATTACTTAAAACAACGcagacaaggccacatcaattgaaagtaaagcacataacaccgccaccataagttcatcataccaatcacaacataattgaagtccaattcacataaaataaagggaaatatGTAAATGTAACTCCACTCCATCCTTAAAACATCAATTCAACgctaaaccatccaattcaataccacaaggcccttacccatggccataaccaacaattcaatacaattataacaataatcaatgaaactaggtcaattgactacatattcatcaatataatacaacctagatatcaatttactacaattattacatcaaccaatagcccatagaaaactacactagaattcataaacattagatcaatatcacttaacccataactTGGTAAAAAACCTAGGGTTCATAAAATTCATGGTTTCAttggttaattgagttaaaatcatcttattaataacaatttaataaaaattcaatacttaaaaacctttaatgtaaGAACTAATGTATAAATCATGAAATCAgacaattcaaatttgaaaactttagaaaacttctccgaaagttgggctccttgatgaatagtatttcaaggatcaaaaatcataacTAAATGAAGATTATtcttcaatatgatgaaaaatctccactcaattctccaatccaagcccttccttgagttttggctccaatggagttctagagaaatTTCTAAGGGAtatgggttttgatttttgaagaatgaaatcttcttacTGTTTTAGTCCTATAAATACACTTAACATGCCCAAATACCCTTAAGGAATCGCATATACTCTTATTTGGATGTGGAATGAATTTACAAGTTTACCCTTCAACTTAATAGTGAACTGCATGCAGGGACAGACCCATCGACAGTTGGCAGTCGACGAACCATTTTTCCACAAACGAACCGTCCTGTCCTCCCGTACTTTAGTTTAGAGACTCATATTTGTTATATCCTCTTCCCTTACTAAGTATACACCAACGTaacccatcgacggggcatcgacaGGCACACGAGCCATCGTTTGCCTCCGTCGTCTGGGGCTGTCTTGGACAGTCTTGGACAAaaactttgggtccttccccaaggacccttggatggtccttggggatgttttccatgatgtttccaacccaaacattattttatatgattttataacctctcacatgaatttcatccaaaaataacACGTACAACTCcatgaaacatgcctagacacacaaggtcgttttaAGGCAACATTTTGAACGTACTAGACGTTCTTGGATATTTGACGTCCAAACTTCAAGAAAATTGACACAATGCCTATATAAACCATAGTAAATcatataatgattttataacctcattaatcacacataaacacataaaaccacatatgaggaacataggtgacttagtcgtcgaacacCTCGGTTGTctcttgacatttgacttccaatgcatcTAAAATCTTAGACaatgcctcaataccacattaaaTACCAATTTAGGACCTTCGACCATcatgacaaccatgttaggatctattCACCTTATTCATTTTCGGGATCTTACAATCAAAAAGATGAATTCTCCTATTTtgtaatctagccatgggttcttgcataaaatgttttgaatcattgtaaattgatgtaattgatgttaattaaatgaatttaacttgaaactctatgaacccatgtaattcatgtAACACTAGATTGGACTACTTTGTGGTGATTCAATAATGTCTTAATgttattgaattcttatgtagtttgattagggttattatattatcatacgatcatgttagaattgttagtaatatgccctaaatatataaattcatgttgaattatcttttattcattatgcATTGTGCTTATTTGGCTGAATTATAAAttatggccattggtaagggcctttgagCATTATGTTGGATGAATTCACTATGAattgaagttgtgaggttgGATATATGGTATGTTGATCTAACATTCTTTATACTGTGTAGCATAGGCTTTATATAGTAATGATGATTTgtgtggtccacttatggtgtcAGTGCTTATGAGCTATACTTGTGACTAACGTGGCCTTGTcaacattactttatgaattaagaatccatgtggcctcgtcggcattactatATGTACTATGactttatcatgttataacttgattatgtgaatattatgAATGTGTTAATGACTTAGGTGTGTATGTGGagtcaaagcatgagttcttctagttgatgatgTGCGTCTCTAGTAGACTATAGTGcatttattatatgaattacttaatgttgaagtatgatgtttcttgatagattttatGATACTTGTGATACttaaattgatgatattatagtagTGAATAGGTTTACCTATAGATGATGTTGCTTATACCTATGTGTTTCTTGAATGATAtactatatgtgaagtatgtgtagTCTTgctttggtagacttgtgtcccttacttgatacatgtagaatgagaatatgagttcttgacttagtatgctaaagctTCTTAGTATTGTATGAGTTCTTGATATGTTACCTTCAAGTTTGGTAAGAAGGTCCATAtatggaaccttaaacctagttgGAAGGTTATAATATCCGTGAAGTTAAAAGTCGTAGTTGTATCCTTCTTTTCTGAAcgatggacttagggttggttTGATGGAATGACATTAAATCATCCTTAGTAAAATCATTGAGCTATCTTCTTAACCATTGTAAGGCAATCCTAGGGGACCTTTTTGGTTAGGTGTTATGATTTGGTTGTGATtcgatatggaacctcttcatgtactcctttatgtgaattactctatgagaaaaaagaCTAGCACCGAGTGAGAATGGTTAGGGGAGTTGCTCTATTTGAAATATGAGAatagagaacaaagaaacccttcatattccctAACCATGTGACTACATgggttgtgtcctagttctaccatcggcaagtagaacaccctttatTCGTGTAGGGttgactctggattccatgatTAGTTAACATagtatatgtcggttattgcctattctcatcatatgggatacatactagtgttggagaagttctatgaagtttaggttgtggtatgggacgctatctagacattgcacgattagcctttgaagatattagtgagtgagtccctagatcttatccaagaccattacttgaatatccttatgtgatgaatacATCTTAATGAACTAGTAAAGATAATGACTCAAGTTGGAAAGTATGTTAATCattaagtacttacctagagtagtttaagggttgtttaattaatgtatgaaaggagcataggaatggtcactgtCTATCCTAGGGAAGTCGTAAGAATAACTCTAGATAGGGAAAGTAAATTGAtaaagtagacatgatctaaatttAGGTAGGCTTAAGGATTATTTTGGTAATCCTTGTGAGGGGGTATGGGAGTCCTCTTCTTGAaatacttaagtaagtcttttgataacctttgggaggaTAGTATCATATTACGTGTATACTATTGTGTATAGTGAGAATTATATTATCTTAGGTAGCCcaaaggatctcttaggtgtgtgtgaagggattgtatgggcgctttcttcataactcactcaagtgagccacAAAATCACTTTTGATAGGATGATCTCATGTTTGTGTGTTTTGTAGTTGTTATAGATGCTATATTGTAATGTGTGAGTTTCATgaaatgttacagtgaagttaaaGTGAATTTCACCTTAAGCTCACAGTAAGGTTCATTCAATAGATATAAATTGCCTACGACTAGTATTGTGATCTAAAATTGATGTTTGGTGCTTAAATGTGGTTCttatacttttaatatgatgtttcaatctaaaagagcatatttctcGTAAATGTTtgttctcatgattttatgcattgagacatacttagtacatgtgtttgtactaattccatacattttcttatatctaaagatgtaggtggaaggtgataAGCGTCATGAAGCAAAGCTTGGAAACTAGGAttctttcaagcaagttgaagtatgtcctcacttgactagAGGGCATAATTatctttagatttcttttattcaaagtattgtaatagactaagaatttctatatttgtattgtatggtTCGTGtgccaaatattttttatctaagATTGGCATACGTTGAGAAAGTGTTTTCTATGATTTCAATATGAAAATATGTCTTTAAGAtatttcatgtgaaaagtttaaattctacactacttttcatacatgtatgaaatgaatgatgtctaatgTCTTGTACGATACCTTCAAGAGGTTAAGTACGCCGTGTATCAACTCAGGAGGTGCtataacttctagggtgtactttgggtcgttacaatGCTTGTAAGATGTGAATATGaattcttgacttagtatgctaaagctttttagtcttgtatgtgtgattgacatgtgaccttgaatatAGATatgaaggtcctttatgtggaatcTTTCAGAAAGAATGTTATGATATCCtcgaagttgaaagtcgtaatggtatccttcttgtgtgtgaataatggacttaaggttggtttgATAGAACGGGGTGAAATCATTCTTAGAAAAATCACTAAGCTATTTTCTTAACCATTGTAGGTAAccttagtggaccctctttggtaaggtgtaataTGATGGGGttgtgaacttgatatggaaccccttcatatgctcctttatgtgaattaatctatgagaaaaAAGTCTAGACCCGAGTGAATTTGGCTTGGGAGTTCCTCTAAATAAGATGACGttagagaacaaagaaacccttcatattctttaaccatgtgCATACATGGGATGGGTCCTCGTTCTACCATTGGCATGTAGAACACCCTCCAACAGAGTAGGTTATAGCTCTGGATTCCATGCatagctaccatggtctatgtcggttatttcctattctcatcatatgggatacctactagtgttggagaagttctatgaagtttagttggtggtatgggacgcatCTAGATATTGCACGATTAGGGTTTGTAGATGTTAGTGAGTAAATCCCTAGGTCTTCTCGAAGACCATTACTTTAATGTCCTTAGatgttgaatgtctcctaaatgactTAATAAACTTGATAAATTTGGTAAAGACTTGTTAATTGAAAAGGTGtctatctagagtagctttgaggattgcttaggtagccTTAGAGAGGATGTATGGGtgatctcttcatgttttacttagtGAATCTTATATTAATTCTAGTTAGGGAgtctaatttttgaaataagtaCGTAGTCTAAAGGACCTCTTTGGTGTgtatgaagggattgtatgggcgatcgcttcataactcactcaagtggaCCTTAGAATAACTTTTGGTAGCAGGGTCtcatatttatgtaaattgGTGTGATATGTGATGTATTGGAATAACTTACTTTAGGTAGTCTTAGGGATCATCCTTGTaagtgtgaaggggttgtaatGGGCGGCCGCTTTATAACGTACTCAGGTGAGTCTCAGGAAAACCTTTTGTAGGGAATCCATGTAAGTGTGTATATGTGCTTTGATATGGTCTTCATGCTATCTTATGatttttatatcatatgtaaTTTACAATGAAGTCACTGTAAGGTTActgtaaaatttatataaattgaatataatttggAATGTGtcttatattgtgattattgattTGTGTGATGTCTATTAAACTATTTTATGAaggttttatatcaaaatattattaaagcGTGTTTCTATGATAAGTGTCCCTTTTTCTTGGTTTTTGTAtggccatacttagtgcatctaatgtgctaacaccttcttttccctttttgactaaactGTAGGGAATGGGAAATCTTGATATTCCATGGAGGATgaataggtttctaagggttgaacatgaagtattggtgagtcctcatcgatttgaggacaatatccacatgttctTTTTATGTCGTAGTCTTTATTTTGTTACGTCGTatatgggcttagtcccaaaTGTTGTATACTCCAAAGTATAGTTGGTTCAATGATACATTGTAAAGGTTCAATGTTTTgatgaaagtcttccgcttgcgtaTGTTATTGAAAGAGTTCtttgtgtgtgaagaaagttttaaattatatcTTATTTTTGAGTGTTTATTATGTGATGATTGATACGAGTggctttagtgagacttttgGGAGTCTCATATTCCGTGTGGCGACTGAAgaatgctctaacttctaggtgtacttgtgggtcatGACACCATCGAAGAGCTTCTAGGTCactttgcaagaagacttgCTTTTCTCCCAAGTTGTTTCCATCCTTATACTCTAGCTATGATGTTGCTTATGTCTAAAGatactttttctttcctttatGGTTTGAGACTCTTATTgtagcctatatgtggcatatTGTTTTTTAAGTAAGGGTTGTGCCTAATATTGTAATTCTCTaatagatggtttaatgtgagacaaagtgTTAGACTATTGTTTATGGATTGGCTTTATTGCCTAAAAGAGAAGTCTATGAAAAATTCAATAAGCGAGGattctatgtaaactccatatatgatattcgagaagtctaagtatacttaaCTATGTAAAAGTTTCTATTTTTCCGcgtttttgacctatgatatgttatgacgactGCTAGGGGTTAGTCCAAGTCCTCTTCGAAGACGAAGACATTAGTAAcgcctagggggtactttgggtcgttacaTATATGAAAGCTAACCATAAGGGAGCATGAATCCTCTACCCTAAGCTACCATTAGAAACCTATCTCAATCTATTCCATGAAATACACCTTGCATGCAAATCAAGCTACCATTAGAAGAGTATAGGACTTTCccctaaa
Proteins encoded:
- the LOC107001110 gene encoding uncharacterized protein LOC107001110 translates to MTRFVTGVADLVKEECRTAILLGDMNLYRLMVYAQSIEESKLNRISKNLKIIDQGEGGSSSQGVKTICVTCGKKNFGKCLFRNGNCFGCGKDGHKVRDCDNDSYRGGEAKQDPPSAPEGGAPKRNHIYAMRARGSKPDDEDDVDKL